GCTTGACCTTCAGGTCGGGACGGTACAGGCTCCAGTCGATCTTTCGCCGGCTGGCCCACTGCCGCAGCGTATCCCGCGAGGGGGTGATCGTGGGAATGAGGCTGCTACCGTCGCCACCGGCGGCAAGGTCGGCCTGCCGGTCCCCGTGCAGGCCGGTCAGGAACTCGTCGTAGCTGGTCACGCTCCTACTACGGGACCGGAGGCGGCTGGTTCAATCCGTCGTACCGAAGGACACCGGCGTGCGCGGGACCGGGACCGGGGTCTGGGCGTGGATGTGGAAGCGCAGGGAGCGGGCGTCGGTGAAACAGTCCCGCATCGGCCGGACCAGGTCCCGGTGCTCCGGGCTGCGTTCCCACGCCTCGAAGTCGCTCAGGGCGGCCCACTCGCTGGTGATCAGCCACTGCTCCGGGTCGGTGGCCGAACGGCAGACCTGGTCGACCAGGTGGCCGGGGACGCCCGCGGCGACCAGGTGCCGCACCTGCTCGTAGGCCCGCAGGAAGTCCGCGGTGCGGGCCTCGGGCACCCGGACCAGGAAGACCACTCGGGCTCGGTGTTCGGTCATGCTTCCTCCTGTCGTGGTGCTGGTGCGCCACGCAACACCAACGCGCTGTTGAATCCGTCGAATCCCCGCGCGCCGAGCAGCGCCACCCGGGTACGCGGCCGACGCGGCTCGCGCAGGAAGTCCAGCTCGCAGCCGGCGGCGGGCTGCCGCGGCCCGGCCGAGGCGGGCAGGGTGTCGTGCCGGAAGGCGAGCAGTGCGGTCGCCACGTCCAGCGCCGAACCACCCTGGTGGGCCCGGCCGGTCAACGGCTTCGCGGTGCTCACCGGCACGGGCCGGTCGCCGAAGACGGCCCGCAGCGCGTCGGCCTCGGCCCGGTCGTACCGGGGCACCCCCACCGCGTCGGGCAGCACCACGTCCACCTCGTCCGGGGTGGACCCGGCCCGCTGCAGCGCCTGCCGAAGGGCGTGCGCGTACCAGGTCGGGTCGACCGCCCCGGGGTCACCGGCGTCGGTGTGGCGGGCGTCGTGGGTGGCCGCCCAGCCGGTGATCTCGCCGTACACCCGGGCGCCCCGGGCCAGGGCGTGCCCGAGGTCCTCCACCACGAAGACCGCTCCCCCCTCGGCCGGGACGTAGCCGCTGGCGGCGGCGTCGAACGGCAGGTACGCGTCGTTCGGCTCGGTCACCTCGCTGAGCAGCCCGGAGGCCAGCTGACAGGCGAGCGCGTACGGGCTCAGTGGACACTCGGTGGCTCCGGCGATCACCACCGGGGTGCCCCGGCGCACGGTACGCGCGGCGTGGGCCAGGCTGTCCAGCCCACCGGCGGACTCGGCGACCAGCACCCCGCACGGGCCCTTGAACTGGTGGTGGATGGAGAGCTGCCCGACACTCGCCGCGTAGAACCAGGCGATCGACTGGTACGCCCCGACGGTGCGCGCGGCACCACCCCAGAGGCGTTGCAGCTCCCGTTGGCCGAACAGGTTGCCGCCGGAGGAACTGGCCAGGGTGATCCCGTAGCCGTACGGGTCGGGGGCGCGCTCGGGCAGACCGGCGTCGGCCAGGGCCAGCCGGGTGGCCGCGAAGCCCAGGTGGGTCCAGCGGTCGGTCTGCACCA
Above is a window of Micromonospora yangpuensis DNA encoding:
- a CDS encoding antibiotic biosynthesis monooxygenase family protein, with the protein product MTEHRARVVFLVRVPEARTADFLRAYEQVRHLVAAGVPGHLVDQVCRSATDPEQWLITSEWAALSDFEAWERSPEHRDLVRPMRDCFTDARSLRFHIHAQTPVPVPRTPVSFGTTD
- a CDS encoding beta-ketoacyl synthase N-terminal-like domain-containing protein, whose amino-acid sequence is MTARAVVTGIGVVAPSGIGAAAHWRTVCDGTRRTGPVTLFDAAGYPTRVAGEVAGFDAGGYADTRQLVQTDRWTHLGFAATRLALADAGLPERAPDPYGYGITLASSSGGNLFGQRELQRLWGGAARTVGAYQSIAWFYAASVGQLSIHHQFKGPCGVLVAESAGGLDSLAHAARTVRRGTPVVIAGATECPLSPYALACQLASGLLSEVTEPNDAYLPFDAAASGYVPAEGGAVFVVEDLGHALARGARVYGEITGWAATHDARHTDAGDPGAVDPTWYAHALRQALQRAGSTPDEVDVVLPDAVGVPRYDRAEADALRAVFGDRPVPVSTAKPLTGRAHQGGSALDVATALLAFRHDTLPASAGPRQPAAGCELDFLREPRRPRTRVALLGARGFDGFNSALVLRGAPAPRQEEA